The Saccharolobus shibatae B12 genomic interval GTAGTGGACAAGTAGTGAAATTAAGGGCGATTCAGGTTTCCATTGCGAATTGTGATTATGGCAAAAATAGATTAAAAAAGGAAATTGTTAAGCGTGAATCCTTGCCGGTCCTAGGAGAGTGTTCAATTAAATTCATTCCATTTCAATACATAAACTGAATTCACAAAGGATGCGTGAATGACCTCATAATATTTCACTTACTCTTCTAATCTCTTACACTATCTATCAGTACTCACATAACTCCAATTCAAAAAATCTAATAAGTAGCAGTTGTTCTAATTTTCCTTCGGTAATACAAAATTCCCGGTACTACCGATAAGGTTTTTAGTTTAGTGTTTAGTTAATTAAAAATATGAGGATAAACTCCTCAGATTAGTTGAGATATATTTAGTTGATGAACTAGGTTTGATGAAAATCTTTAAGCTACGTTAAAGTAGAACAACTGCTATAATAAGGTAATTTAGCTTCTCTCTCCTTCCTCAATCAGTTGCTCACTGCTTTTGACGCTGTTTACAACACTCCTATTTAGTTTAATAATATTCAATCCCAACTCATTCAGCTCAACCTTTCTATCCTTGCCTTTCTGTATTAAGATACCGAATTTCTTTAACTCAGCTATTTTGTTTATCAAAGTCTTCTCACTCTTATCTAACATTTTAGCGAGCTCCGTTACTCCAGCTCCTTTCGTTTCGTAGAGTAAATTAAGTAGCTTCATTTCCTCTCTGCTATAATCCCTCATTAAAGCCGTTATTGCTTTATCGCTAAATGAAATAACCTTACTACCCCCACCCTCATCTCTAACGTAAATCGTGAACTTCTTCCTACTCACGATAATCCCTAAGAGAAGTAAAGTGTTTATCATCCTCATTCCCATTGTTAGGTCGCTTATTATTGGCTCTGATAAAGGCAAGAGGATATCCAAGATCTTGGAGAGAGCTGAATTGAAGTCGGTTATGTCTATTTCGTAAACCCTCGGAAACGGATAGTTTAACCTTGAAGTTTGAGCCCTTAAACTATCTATTGCAGTCCTAGTTCCAGAGATAATTGGAGAGGGAACAATGATTACAAGATTATCTTCTTTTTGTGCCGAAGTTTCATTTAGAAGTCTCAGCAGAAAAGTTTCATTAAATCCCATGGTGACAAAATATGACTTCATACCATAGAATTGGTATTACCACCTCATAAATCTTTCTATAACTTAAGAGCTAGTTGTTGAGGTAGGTATTTTGTAGTTTTGTATTTTTTGTCCCGTTTTTGTAAGTGTTGTTTCTTTTAGGTTTTAAGGAGGGGAGGTAGGATGTTGTCCTTAAATGATTACCTTTATGAAGAATATCTTGTTGTCCCGGGTTTAGTAGGGAGTGTGAAAACTATTAGAAAAATTGAAGATATGAGAATGAAGTAAAGTTTATAAGTAAAGAAGAGAAAATAAGAGTGTAAATAGAGATTAATAAATCCTCAGTTAATCTACTATAGAATTGAAAGAAAAGGGCCTATCGTATAAATACGTATATAAATCCAGAGGTTAATCTACTATAGAATTGAAAGACTTTTCTAAGTTCATGAACTACCTCTCCTACAAGGCTGGTTAATCTACTATAGAATTGAAAGACACAATCTCCATCATCCTCACCATCAACTTCTCCAAGTTAATCTACTATAGAATTGAAAGTGATGTAAATTCATCAAATGGTGGCATTAATTGATGAATTACGTTAATCTACTATAGAATTGAAAGAAAGACTAAACACACTGATAGCTATAGTAACTGGGCTAAGTTAATCTACTATAGAATTGAAAGTGACATTATTACCTCACCACAATTCTGTTTGGATAGTTTCTAGTTAATCTACTATAGAATTGAAAGATTACTTTCTAAAGTAGAAAGCGATATTTAAATCTTTTGCGTTAATCTACTATAGAATTGAAAGTATGGTAAAGTGTCTCCGGTACCCACATAGCCTAATCCCGCTACGTTAATCTACTATAGAATTGAAAGATGATATTTAGCCTAGGTTTTGCAGCGGCATTCGGATTTTTGTTAATCTACTATAGAATTGAAAGAGGGCAGAATGGGCATTGCCATTCAACCAGAACTGGGGGTTAATCTACTATAGAATTGAAAGAATTTATATAGGACGATCCCCGTAACAAAGCCAGTGACAACGCGTTAATCTACTATAGAATTGAAAGGAGTTAAGTATAGCAATAGGGGCTATTTGGGAAGACTTACAGTTAATCTACTATAGAATTGAAAGATTTGCTCTTAAAGCAGTACCGCATAAGATGTTAACCAAGTTAATCTACTATAGAATTGAAAGACAAAAACTCCGGCAGCCATATATATTAGGTGTTTTACGTGTTAATCTACTATAGAATTGAAAGGTCAAGGATACTATAACATTTTCGTGTGGATTGATGATAAGTTAATCTACTATAGAATTGAAAGGCATCAACGAGTCTTCTTATACGTCTATAAGCCACAAGTGTTAATCTACTATAGAATTGAAAGACAGTTGAAAAGAAACTCTTTAGGTCGTTCCCTACGCTTGTTAATCTACTATAGAATTGAAAGGCGCTTCAAGGGCTGGGAAACAATATAAGTAGTTTCTTGTTAATCTACTATAGAATTGAAAGTATTTATACTTAGAGCTCTTTGAGATCATTTCCGAGGGTTAATCTACTATAGAATTGAAAGCACTGAAACTGAACAAACCAACCAACGTCACTAACAGCCTGTTAATCTACTATAGAATTGAAAGTCCCTTGTGGGTTACCTTTTGGGTTTGGAGTGTACGCCAGTTAATCTACTATAGAATTGAAAGTCTGTAAACTACTAACTGATAATTCTGGCTATGATCCTTGTTAATCTACTATAGAATTGAAAGTCAAAAACATCCATCATTGTCTCAAGTAATGTAGCCCGTTAATCTACTATAGAATTGAAAGCAAAGGATAATGTTGGCTTTCGGGAGCTCCCTTGGTTGTGTTAATCTACTATAGAATTGAAAGATTTCACTCTGTAATACTATTGTTCCCGCGGAAGAAAGTTAATCTACTATAGAATTGAAAGACTAAAAGGGCACCCACTATCAGACCCGGGTTTCCCGGTTAATCTACTATAGAATTGAAAGAATAACTTTCCATTATCTTAAGAAGGTAATAGACCAAGTTAATCTACTATAGAATTGAAAGACCCTCCTGCTTCACCTATTGCACCTAACACACCACCTTGTTAATCTACTATAGAATTGAAAGATCAATATAGAAGAATTAAAGGGATTGGTGAAAAAGTATGTGTTAATCTACTATAGAATTGAAAGAGCTCTCTTCGTCGGTCTGGGACGGGACTCGAAAAATTAGTTAATCTACTATAGAATTGAAAGGCTACTGATTCTTCTACTACAACATCCACGCCAAATGTCCCGGTTAATCTACTATAGAATTGAAAGCTTGATACATAATCTGCAATAAGCGTGTACAAGTCAAATGTTAATCTACTATAGAATTGAAAGAAAATGTTTATGCCGTATTGGCAAGATGACATAGCGTCACGTTAATCTACTATAGAATTGAAAGAATGACTTTATATTATCGTAAACTTGCCCAAAAATACTTTTGTTAATCTACTATAGAATTGAAAGGAATTTGGATTTGTTTCAGGTGGAACGTGGGATGGAACGGTTAATCTACTATAGAATTGAAAGCTTTCTAATGCATTCGCTATCACTGAAAATGTAGTTTGGTTAATCTACTATAGAATTGAAAGTATTGTCTTAGGGTTTATCAGCGTTGTCGTATATAATAAGGTTAATCTACTATAGAATTGAAAGTTGATATATTTCATACGCTATTATATGAAGTGTACCGGAGGTTAATCTACTATAGAATTGAAAGTAAATCGTCTTTTACTGAAGTTGAAAAAATCGCTCAATTGTTAATCTACTATAGAATTGAAAGATAAATTTTGCGATTGTTAAGATTTTTTCGTCTCGAATATGTTAATCTACTATAGAATTGAAAGTTGTCAAAATTAATACGTCGTCAAATTTGAGTGGTATATGTTAATCTACTATAGAATTGAAAGAACATCTCCATTATTTTGTCTGAAAACTCTTGAATGTGCGTTAATCTACTATAGAATTGAAAGAAAGTACCCAGGGAACTACTAATGGTAAACTGGGGAGTTTGTTAATCTACTATAGAATTGAAAGACAGTAGAGATTTACCCTGGACTTGCATTACCTATAGACGGTTAATCTACTATAGAATTGAAAGATAATGACTGGCGTCAATCAATATCTACTTCAAGATATAAGTTAATCTACTATAGAATTGAAAGCTATCTATAAGCGTTTCATTTTTCCACCAAATTTCATCAAGTTAATCTACTATAGAATTGAAAGTCGCATGCCAGTTCTTCTGAACTCGAAACTTAGTTTGTTAATCTACTATAGAATTGAAAGAGTATCAGAGGGCAATGCATTGCTCTTAGAGTATGAGCCTAAGTTAATCTACTATAGAATTGAAAGAAACTATTGAAAAGAGTATAAAAGAGCTTATAGACCGTGTTAATCTACTATAGAATTGAAAGTCACTACCAAGTTCTACGACCCTTCGAACGGCAGATTCGGTTAATCTACTATAGAATTGAAAGCTACTTTCTGCTATCTTCATAATTCTCTCTAAAACTTGTGTTAATCTACTATAGAATTGAAAGTTAGGTGTTATTGTACTAGACCAATTTACTTGATTTTTTATGTTAATCTACTATAGAATTGAAAGTTATGTGTTTGTAAATGTGACTGTAAAAAGTAGTTTAAAGTTAATCTACTATAGAATTGAAAGAATTCAAACCCCAAGGGAATAGGGAGTTTTTCAGGAAAGTTAATCTACTATAGAATTGAAAGGTTAGTATATCTTGTGTGATCACTTTCAGGGCGTCATAAGGTTAATCTACTATAGAATTGAAAGTTTTTATATATTCGTAGTTTTCGGTTATGTATTTTACTCTAGTTAATCTACTATAGAATTGAAAGCTGTATTGCTGTATAATCTCAGTAGTATACTCATTTTCTGTTAATCTACTATAGAATTGAAAGCAGCCCATGCCATAAGTGCCTCACATTCTTCCACAGTAGTGTTAATCTACTATAGAATTGAAAGTAAAACTTTCCCTTTTCGGATAACCTATGAATAACGGGAATGTTAATCTACTATAGAATTGAAAGATATGGAACTTTGTTTCCTTCTTCCTCTTCCCGTTTCCTCGTTAATCTACTATAGAATTGAAAGATGCTTGTGCAAGCTCGCTAGGGTCTTCATATCCGTGTTAATCTACTATAGAATTGAAAGGACATTTATGTGTATCCAACAAGGTATCCGGAGCTGAATGTTAATCTACTATAGAATTGAAAGATTTTTCTCCACTAAAGAAACTCTTTAATAAATTCATGAGTTAATCTACTATAGAATTGAAAGTGTTTATTCCTATCTCGGTCTCCGAAGAGGAACCAGTGTTAATCTACTATAGAATTGAAAGTAAGAAACAACGGAATACCCCACAGATAATCAGTATACCTAGTTAATCTACTATAGAATTGAAAGTTGGGAACTGTTAAAGGATTATCAACTATATCATCTATTAGGGTTAATCTACTATAGAATTGAAAGTTCTCTTTTCTCTTTGGAGAGAAGAACAGACGCTAACGTTGTTAATCTACTATAGAATTGAAAGGAAGGCTAAATGTTTCATAATCTATGTTAGGCGGAACATGTTAATCTACTATAGAATTGAAAGTAAAAAATCACTTCACTTCATTATTTTCTTGTGGTCACCGGGTTAATCTACTATAGAATTGAAAGGATTTACGTGTGCCGACACTTGAGGAAATACGTAAGACGTTAATCTACTATAGAATTGAAAGAGTTCTTTCAATTTTTCTCTAATAGCCTCATTGACAAAGTTAATCTACTATAGAATTGAAAGATGATAGCATCATACTGCTTTATATGTTCCTGCAACGCTTTGAGGTTAATCTACTATAGAATTGAAAGAAATTCCTTTTGCCGAATTTATTAGGTGCTGATAACGTGTTAATCTACTATAGAATTGAAAGGCAATATCAGTACTAACAGAAAGTGTGAAAGCACTAGGTGGTTAATCTACTATAGAATTGAAAGTCCCTTTATCCTTGCCCTAGTATTATAATGTTGTAAGAAGTTAATCTACTATAGAATTGAAAGTCAACTTCTACGCTCTGATACAGATCATATAATTTCTTGTTAATCTACTATAGAATTGAAAGCAAATGAGCATCAACATAAAGGCTTTCCTCATTGATTGTGTTAATCTACTATAGAATTGAAAGAAGGGACGTTTAAGAGGGGTGGCGAATGCACTTCACTTAAGGTTAATCTACTATAGAATTGAAAGCCGGTACCTCCGAAACCACCATCAATGATAGGATTTTCTAGTTAATCTACTATAGAATTGAAAGTTATATCATTTCCTAGTAGGGAGATTTTTGAGGAAGTATGTTAATCTACTATAGAATTGAAAGACTTTCTGTAGCGGAGGCAGCGTTATTAAAGGAAAGGTTGGTTAATCTACTATAGAATTGAAAGCAATATGCCAGGATAATAAAGAAGATAGCGGTAGATATAGGTTAATCTACTATAGAATTGAAAGTTGTGGCAAATAGTACTTTACAATAAAAGGACTGGTGAGCCGTTAATCTACTATAGAATTGAAAGAAGGTATTTAATCCATAACTAATGACAAATTGCATAGTGATGTTAATCTACTATAGAATTGAAAGTCATTAGGTATTGCATTTAATTGTAAAACTATACTGTCGGGTTAATCTACTATAGAATTGAAAGTATCTGACAAAAAACTCACCTCCTATGCTTGTGATGCCTGTTAATCTACTATAGAATTGAAAGAAATGGACTTCGATTGTCTCGCTAACAAAATAGTGAATCGTTAATCTACTATAGAATTGAAAGATCCTATTTTACGTCGTTCTTCGCTCTTTTCTGTGCCTCCGGGTTAATCTACTATAGAATTGAAAGATTGTTATCTCTTTGCATCTTATAGACTACCTGAGAATGTTAATCTACTATAGAATTGAAAGACGACATGCCAAGCCGTAATTAAGTAATGAGCATCTACGTTAATCTACTATAGAATTGAAAG includes:
- the csa3 gene encoding CRISPR-associated CARF protein Csa3, which translates into the protein MKSYFVTMGFNETFLLRLLNETSAQKEDNLVIIVPSPIISGTRTAIDSLRAQTSRLNYPFPRVYEIDITDFNSALSKILDILLPLSEPIISDLTMGMRMINTLLLLGIIVSRKKFTIYVRDEGGGSKVISFSDKAITALMRDYSREEMKLLNLLYETKGAGVTELAKMLDKSEKTLINKIAELKKFGILIQKGKDRKVELNELGLNIIKLNRSVVNSVKSSEQLIEEGERS